ACCAGCGCAGGTTGCGGGCCAGCTCGCTGAGCGGGGCGAGGGGTTCGGGGAGGACGGGGCGGACGGTGAATCGACGAATGGCCTTCACAGGTCCCACCTTCGAAACGGGGTTCATCCGGGGACGCACGACGCTGTGCGCCCGTCCGACCCCTCGACCGTAACGGCGCGCCGCCCGGCTCAACCACGGCGCGAGGAGGGCGCATCGAGCCGTGCCTCCATCGGCGGATCCCGGGCCGTGCCGCGTCCCGCGCCGCGAACAGGGGTTCGTACGGGGCCGGACGGGGCGGTCGCGCGGGCACCGGCCACGGTGCACGTCCCGGCCCGGCAACGGCCTGGGCCGGCTCGGGCTACGGCTCGCGTGTTCCGTCCGCCGCGCCGCCGGCGGCCGCCGGGAGCGCGTGCAGACTGCCGTGGGAAGCGGCCGCGTAGACGGTGCGGACGTCCGGGGCGTGGGCGGTGGCGAGGATCTGGCCGCCCAGGTCGAAGCTCTGCAGGGAGGCGCCGTCCGCCGCGTCCAGCAGATGCAGGCGGCCGTGCCAGCCGCCCGCGTAGACGGCGGTTCCATCGGCGCACAGCGAGAAGAACTCCTCTCCGTCCGCGTACTGGGCGCGCCAGACCTCCTCGCCGGTCTTGGCGCTGTGGCAGTGCACGACGCCCGCCGTGTCCCCGACGATCACCGTGTCGGCGACCCGTACGGGCGGGGCGACCACCGGCGCGCCGAGTCGGGTCTCCCACAGCGTGCCGCCGTCGGCCGCGGCCAGGCAGCGCAGTCCGCCGTCGCCGTCGGCGACCACGACGCCGTCGTCCAGTGCCAGCGGCGCCGCCGGCACGGGCGCGGGAAACCGCACGGCGCGGTCCCAGCACGCGCGGCCCTCCTCGTCGTCGAGCGCGAGCAGTTCGCGGCCCTGCGCGGCCGAGAGGTAGACGTGCCGGGGACCTGCCGCGACGGGCTCCGCCGGGCCGCCGCCGGAGTCCGAGAGCGGTTCGGTACGCCACCAGACCCGGCGGGTGACGGCGTCGAAGTGGTGGATCCGGCCCGTCCCGTCGCCGAGGAACACGCTCTGCCCGCGCAGCACCACCCGCGCGTACGGAAGGCTCCCGGCGGGGACGGACCACCAGAGGGTGCGGGCCCGGGTGTCCCAGGACTCCAGCCGGCCCGCGGAGTCGCACACCAGCAGCAGGGCGCCCTCGGCGCACAGCTGGACGGGGGGCGCGAAGTCCCGGAGCCGCGCCTGTTCCCGACCGCTCGCCGCGTCGAGCCAGCGCACGTCGCCGCCGCCGTCCGCGGTCACGACACCGCCGTGGCCGGTGGACACGACCTGGTGCGGCCATTCCCCCGCGCCGGCACTCCAGTTGCGCCGGCCGGCGCGGAACGGCACGGTGAGGTCGGGACCGTTGCCGGCGCCCGTGAGCAGTGCCCTCAGCTCGGACCGGTACTGCGCCAGAGTCCGCGCGACGTCACCCGGGAGCCTGAGGGTGCCCGGTTCGCCGAAGCCCTCGGCGACCTCGGCGAGGGTCGGGCGGTCGGCCGGGTCCTCCGCCAGGCAGGCGCGGATCAGGCGCCCCGCCCGGTCGTCCGGCAGCCCCGACAGGTCGGGCGCGGTGCCCGACACCCGGCGCAGCAGCATCGCGCGGGCGTCCCGCTCCCCGGTGTACGGCGGATGCCCGGTCAGCCCGTACAGCACGATCGCGCCGATCCCGAAGACATCGGTCGCGTTCACCGTCTTCGCCAGGCCCATGATCTGCTCGGGCGCGCAGAAGTGCGGATGGCCGATGACGGTGTCCAGGCTCACCGTCACCCGCTGTCCCCGGATGCGGGTCAGCCCGAAGTCGATGATCCAGGGCCCGTCCTGGGTCATCAGCACGTTGCCGGGGTGCAGGTCCCGGTGCAGAAGGCCCTTGCCGTGCGCGGTGCTCAGGGTGTCGACGAGCTCGGCGGCCACGGAGTGCACCGTGTCGCGGGGCAGTGCGCCCCCGTGCGACTCCAGGATGCGGTAGAGCGAGAGGCCGGGGATGAAACGCGTCGCCAGGGTGGGCTGCCGTCCCGCGCCGAAGTCGAAGACGAGCAACTCGGGGATGCGGGCCCCCTTGCAGCGGTCGAGCGCCTTGCTCTCCTGGTGGAAGCGCTGCAGATGCTGGGCGTCCTCGGTGAATTCGGACTTGAGCAGCTTCACGGCCCCGAGGGTGTCGAGGCCCCGCTCCTCGGCCGACTGACGGCCGAGGTAGACGGTGCCGAACCCGCCCGTGCCCAGTCTGCCGAGCAGCCGGAACCCCGCGGCCTCGGGCGGGTCGACGGCCGGATCCAGCGGCTTCACCATGACGGGGTCCTCTCCTCGGGCGGCTGGTGCGGGTGGTGGGGAACGGCAGGGACTCCCGGGAGCACGTCGCGCGGAAGGGCGCCCGGAGCCGCATCCGGATCACTGCATGGCGACGGCCTGGCTCCCGGTCTCGTGCGAGAACCCGATGCCGCACAGCACAGTGGACTTGCCGAGTTCGCACGTGCCGCTGTCGCGCAGCCGCTCCCCGCCCGGTCGCGGGGCCTCGCGGTCGCACCGCAGGACGAGCACGAGCCGGCCACCCTCGTGGCCTCCGCGGACGGTGATCCGCGCCCGTACGTCACCCGCGTCCGTCTCCTCGCTGACCTCCCGGCCGCGCAGCGCCAGCGTCTGGCGGCTACCGGTCCGCAGGTCGGTCACGGTCAGCACGCCGGACAGCGTGGGACGGCGGCGCTTGTACGCACGCCACCCGGCCGCCCCTCCGAGCAGAGCGACGAGCAGCACCAGCGGGTAGAACCAGCCCGGGGCCCGTCCGGGGACGGTCCCGACGAGGTCCACGTCCGTGACGGACGGACCGCCCGTGGTGAACTTCGCGTACCCCAGCGAGCTGCGGACGGCGGGTGTCCACGGCGAGGAGACGTCGGCCCGGAGGTCCAGCCCGGCGCGGAAGTCCCGGGCTCCCGGGATCAGGGCGAACTCCGGATCCTGGTTCCACGCCAGCGTCAGCTCGACCGTACGGCTCTGCCCCGGAGCCAGGTCCACGGCCCGCCCCGCACCGCTGACGTCCACGTCCGGACCGCCTCGTTCGGCGACCGCCCGCAGGGTGACCCGCAGCGGGACGTGCCGGGCCTCGGACGACAGCGTGACGCGCACGGTCCTGGAGCGGGCGCCCGTACGGTCCCCGGTGGCCATGGTGACCGCTCCGGGCCCGGGCCGGCGCACCCCCTCCCCCTCGACGGAGACGGCCACCCCCTTCCCCTCGTCCGCCCGGAGGACGCTCACGGCCTTCTCCGCGCGCACCTGGTCCTTGGCGACGCCGAGCTGTGTGCCCAGCGCCGCGGGGTCCACGGGCAGGATGCGCGGGGCGCCGAACGCTCCGCCGAGGACCTCGCCGACGCGGGTGCCCTCGGCGAGCGGCACACCGTAGCCGACGATCTTCCGGTTGGTCCCCATCGCCGAGTAGCGCTCCTTGAGGCGCTTCCACGCCGGAGTGCCCTGGCGCTCGTACGGGCTGCCCGGCGCGTTGACGGCGCCGTCGGTCAGCAGGAGCACCGCCCCGACCGGGGCCGTGCTGCGGTTGAGCTGCTCGGCGGCGGCCTCCAGCGCGGATCCGTGGTCGCTGGCCGACTCCGTGGCGGTGGCCGGGAGCCCCTTGGCGAAGAGGCCGCCGCCGCCCTTCGCCTTCACCGGGGACATGGGGTGGATGACGCTCGTGGCCCGGCCGAAGGTGACGACCGCGACCTCGTCGGCGGGGGTGAGGGTCCTGAGGAAGGCGTCCAGCCGCCGTTTGACGGTGGCGTAGAGCGGTGCGCCGTCGGGGCCGCGGTCCTGCATGGAGCTGGAGGTGTCGATGAGGACGACGTACGCCGCCGGCACCTCGTCGACCTTCAGCGAACGGTAGATGCCCTCGCGCGGGAGCGGGGTGTCGGCGGCCGGAGCGGCGGCGGCCGGAGCGCCGGACGCGGCCAGCGCGGCGCCGAGGGCGAGAGGCAGGGCGCGGCGCGCCGTTGCGTGGACGGTGAGCATGAGGGGTCCCCCCTGTGACGTGCGTGGAACGGGCCTCGGGGCCCGGCGTTGCGCCGGGGCCGGGAGCGGCCGGTGGGGCGGTGGTGGGTACGGCGGGTGTCGCGGTGTTGCGGGCACTGCGTGTCGGCGCGGCGGGTGCTGCGAACCGGTGGGGCGGGGCGTTTCGTGCGGGTACGGCGGCCGCTGCGGGCGGACGGTTGTCGGGGGCTCCGGGCGGGGTTACGAGCGGGCGGCTGCCGCGGGCGCGGGGCGGGGCTAGGAGCGGGTGGGGAAAGCGGCGGCCGTGGCCCCGAGTTCCCGCAGCCGGGCGATCTCCTGCTCCGTCCTCCGCTGCTTGTGCCGGAGGTCCCGGATCTCCTGCTCGATCCCGGTCCGTTCCGCGGTCAGTTGCCGGATGGCGTGGTCGCGGTAGTGCTGCCAGATCCGGGGATCCCGGCCGCCCCGGGCGAAGGCGAGTTCCAGCTCCTGCGTCTCCTCCAGTGCCCGCCCCACGCCGGTGTAGGGCTCCCAGGCCAGGCGGTACGAGGTGAGGATCGCGAGGACGCGGTGGCCGGTGCGTTCCCGTGCGGCCCAGGACTGCAGGGGGGCGCAGAGCTGGTCGGTGCCGGCCCCGGCCCGGCGGGCCGCGTAGAGCTGCGCCGCGAGTTCGCCGAGGTCCTCGGGGCTGTCCTTGGCCCGTAGGGCGGTACGGTGCACGACGCGGAGCGTCAGGGCCGTCGACAGTTGGGGCAGTCGCCCCGCGAGGCGGTTCAGCCACTGTTCGTCCAGCTCGGTCTCGTGCCAGTCGGGGTCCTCGGTCAGCAGCCGGACGGCGTCCGCCACGACCTGGACGTGCGGGCCGTGCCGGTCGAGCAGACGTGACGTCAGTTCCCGGCCGGCGCGCCCGGGACCCTCGCCGGTCTGCGGATCGACCTCCAGGACCCACTTCAGCAGCGTCTGGACCACGAGCGTGGCGTTGCTGCGCACGGTGTGCGACTCCAGCTCGGCGCACAGCGTCGAGACATAGCCGTCGAGGCGGGGGCCGAGGCCGCCGGAGCCGGGCTTCTCCGGAGCCTCGGCCAGGGCGAGGAGGGCCAGGGGCGGAAGTCCTGTGAGAGCGCAGAGCACGTCCCAGCGGGCGGCGGTCTCCGGTCGCACGGCCTGCGGGGGGTGGGTCAGCGCCCGGGTGAGCAGAAGGTGGGGCGGCTCCTCGAAGGGGTCGGACGGGGTCTTGAGGAAGGCGCAGTTGACGAGGCGCTGGAAGAACTCCTCCTGGAGCAGGTACTCCGCGCGCCCACACGCCGCGGCCGCCCCGAGCAGTCGTACGGCGGCCTCCGGGTGCGCGGTGGTCCACTTCCGGGAGGGCGTGCCGTGCCCGGATTCCAGCAGTCCGTACAGCGGGGTGAGTTCCGCGCTGCCCGCGGCCCGGGGCGGGGACCCGTCGCCGAGCCACCGGAGCCAGGCCAGGACGTCCGCGGCGGGGTCGGGTCCGGCGCAGAGGGCGTGGACGAGGCGGCCTGCGAGGCCGGGGGTGCCCAGCAGCAGGGACTGGGTGAAGGCCATGGTGCCCTCGGCGAACGGCGCCACGGCGGGCAGGAGTTGTTCCACGACGGGGTCGGGGGCCTCCGATCCCTTCCGGTCCCGCACCTCGCCGATGACGAACGCCAGGACCTGGTCGAGGGGCTCCAGGTCCTCCTTCGTGCCGGAGGTGGCGGCGCGCGCGGTCTGGAACCGGCCCCGGGCCCGTTCCGGCTCGTCGTTCAGCAGATCGTCGACGAGCTGGTCGCGGAAGGCCGCCGAGACCTCGTGGTGCTTCAGGTGGCGGGCGAGGGGGGCCATGTCGGTGGAGTGGCCCGCCAGCTTCTGCCCGGAGAGGACGGTGACGGAACGGGGGTCGGCCAGCGGGTGCCGGAGGGCCGCGTCGATGCGGTCGCCCTCCACCTCCCGCCCCGCGCGGACCTCCTGCGCGACGGCGAGCGCCGGGTCGAGGCCGCCGAGTACCCGGAGGGCTTCCCCGTGCGCGTCCGGGCCGTCGATGTCCATCGGTTCGCGCGCGTCCGCCAGATGTCCCAGGACCATCTCGCTCCCGTGCCGGGCCCACGCCTCGATCAGCAGGTCGCGGTAGGAGCGCGCGTCGGCGGACAGTCCGCCGACGTCCGGGAGCTCCCCGCCCCAGGCCAGGCTGACGACGCCCGGAGCCTCGTCGGGGACTCCCCAGTACAGGCGCATGGGGACCTCGGACCCCGAGGAGACCCAGGTGGCGGCCGAGAGGGTGCGGCGCATTCCGAAGGGCAGCATGGCCGCGACGCAGTCGAGGACGTCCAGCAGCACGAGCGGGTCGTACATGCGGCCCCCCGTCACCACCACCTTGCCGTCCAGCAGGTATCCGGCGGCCGCCGCCAGCCAGTGGACGGCCTCGGTCACGCTGGGCCCGACGTGTGCGGTCACCTGGGTCACGAGCCGCCCGCCCGCCGTGACGGGCAACCGGGCCGGTGCGGCGCCCGCCCCCGCGAGCCGCGGCGCGGCGTCCAGCGCGGCCCTGGCCAGTCCGCACCAGCCGAGGGCGAGGCCGTCGACCTCGGCCGCGGGTACGGCGAAGTGGCTGATCCGGCAGATCGGACGGTTCGTCCGGTCGACGGCGTCGGTGCCCTCGAGGAGGAAGACGCCCACCGTCGGGGTCCCGTTCGGTGCGGTGCAGGGCCCGATGGTGATCCACGGCAGCCGGTCCCCTGGCGCGGGGGTGCCGGGCGACCAGTGGTGGATGTCGCCGTTGAAGTCGGCGCTCCGGTCCGGCGGGCAGGCGGCCAGCACCCTGTAGCCGCTGTTGGTATGGGGTTCCTTGCCCCACAGGGCCCAGTCGGCCGTCAGTCCCGGTGCCATGGCGGGTTCTCCTCTCGTGCGCTTCTCGGGTGCCGGGTCAGGACTGCTGCGGGCCGACGCCCCGCAGGAACAGGAAGGGTTCGAGGATGTTGACGGGTTGGGGCGGTGCGACGAAGCGGACGGCGTCGTCCACGGGGTTCACCAGGGAGGGGTTCTCGAAGTCGAAGCCCCGTTCGGGGTCGACCCAGAAGCCGACGGCGGAGCACACGAAGTACCCGACGCGCTCGGGGGCGAAGAACAGCTCGATCTGCTGCTTGATCTCGCGCAGGCTGCCGTGCGGGAATGCCTGGCAGAGCCCGTCGAACAGGCGCTTGGCGTCCATCACCTCGGGCTGCCCGGTGCGCGGGTTGAGCCGGACGTTGCCCTGTTCGCAGGCGAAGCGGAAGACGCGGTCGTCGTCGAACTTCGCCAGGCAGACGGCGATGCTGTGCGGCAGCAGATTGCCCTCGCGTTCGCCGCGCATGTTCACCTCGGTGGCGACCCCGGCGAGGACGTCGGTGAAGAAGTCCGCGTTCTGCCGCGCGTCGTCGCCGACCGGGCCGTCGTCGCCGTTGACCTGCCACTCGCGGACCGGGTCCACGACGTAGACCATGGCGCGCGAGGCCCCGAGGTCCTTGATGAGCTTGCCGCCGAGGGCCGCGCCGGTCTGCGAGTGCAGGTCGAACGCCTCCCCGGGCAGGTCGCGGAGGGTGACCTTGAACTCCGTCAGATCGCGGCCGCGGTCGGCGCCGCGCCGCCAGCGCCTGCGGCCGGCGCGGGAGAACCGGGTCCCGGTGAGGTCCCCGGCGAGCGTGAAGCGCACCGGGCGCTGCTCGGTCAGCGTCGCCATCGGGAACGTGCGGTCGCGGTAGAGGATGTGTGCGAGATCGCTGAGGAACTTCTTGGAAGCGTGGTCCTCCGGCCACATGCTCCACCTGCCGTACATGGGGTCCTGCACCGCCCGGGACAGCGCCGCCAGCAGAGTGGACTTCCCGCTGCCCATGCCGCCCCAGAGGGTGATGGTCGACTCCGGTGCCGAGGCCGGGCCCTCGGGTTCCCTGCGCTCCTCGTCCCTGGGGACCGGCTTGTCGGAGGCGGCCGTCTTCCGCTCGGGCTTCGCGGGCTTGTCCGGCTTGTCGGTCCTGGTGGGCCTGGCGGACTTGTCGAGGACCTCGGGGCCGCCGAACCTCTCCGCGAAGCTGCCGGGCTCGGCCGGCCGGCCGGCGTCCGCGGGCGGTGCGCCGGAGGTCCGTGCCTTCTCGTCGCGGGGCCCCGGAGGCGAGGGGGCGGCCGGGCCCCCGGGCGCGTTGCCGTTCGGCGGTGCGAGCCGGGCGGGCGGGGGTACCGGCGGCAGTGCGGCCCGGCCCCCGACCAGTGTGGACGGGTCCCAGACGGCGAACGGCCCCTCCGCGGCCCGGTCGTCCCTTCTGAGGTCCTGCTTGCCGTCCTTCGGCGTGTTCTCGGGGCGCTTGTCGTCCTCGGGCATGGTGGTGCTCCCCCTGTCGTGGCGGCGGAGAGACGTCCGCCGCACGGTCGTTGTCCGATCCGCAGGCCCGACGGGCGCACGGTTCGCTTTGCCGCGGTCCTCAGCCGGCCGCCTCGTGCAGCCACTCCCCGCTCGCTCCGTCGGGGACGACCAGGCGGATGGGTGCGCCGTCCTCGGGGAGGCAGAGCGCCGGTGCCGTCACGGCCGAGGCGATGCGATGCGGGTCGTGGCCCGCGGTGAACCGGCCGTCGGCGCCGAAGAGATCCCACGCCCGGTCGGCCCATCGCGCGAGATGGGGTTCACCCTCGAGGTGGTCCATCCACGCGGGCTCGTCCACCACCGCCACGCAGGAGACGCCGTCGTAGTGGCGGGCCTCGTCCAGCGCCGCCTCCCACTCGACCCGGTCCGGGCAGATGCGCACCGCGGCGCTGCGCCGCAGCACCTGCGGAGGTGCGGCGCGCGGATGCGGCGGCCGGGAGCCGACCACGAGGAGGACCCGGTGGCTGTCCGGCCGCCACAGGTGCCGGCGGGCGGTGAGTTCGTGCGGTACGTGCTCCAGCCCGGTGGCGAAGTCGTGCCGCAGTGCGCTGTGGTGCCAGCCCGCGAGCGCGCGCTCGGCGTTCTGTGCGGTGGTCATGCCGAGCCGGTGGACGATGGGGTCGCTGTCGTTCGGGCGGTCGAGCGGAGCGTGGTCGCGGTAGCCGATCAGCCCGACGCGGAGCGTGTCGCCGCCGCCCAGGGCGTGCCGTACGGCGGCCGCGACCGCCGCCGCTTCCTGCAGGCGTTCCTCGACGGCCGTGCCGCCGCCCGCCTGAGGGCCGGCGACCTCCACGGCGAGTACGAGGTCGACGGGGCGGGGCCGGGAAAGCCTCCGGGGCGTGGTGTGCGCCAGGGCCGCCCAGGGCGCGGTCTCCGGTTCGTGGTGTCCGTCGTACGCGAGGTCGACCCGGTCGGGCCCGCGCAGCCGGTAGTGGAGCGCCGCGCGTGAACCGGGCGGGAGTTCGATGCGGTCGGCCCGCACCGGGCGCCATCGCGCGGGCGGTTCGCCGGGGCCGGCGGAGACGACCACGGCGGCGCTCGCCCCCGTGGTGGCTCCGTCCGGCGGCGCGGCGACCGGGACCCGTACGACGGCTCCGGGGTCGCCGCCGGCCGGGTCGCCGGTGCGGCTGCCGGCCGGGAAGAGCGGGCGGCGTACGAGTCCGACCGTGCCCGACGTGCCGTCGATGTCGGCGGCGGCCAGCCAGAGGGCACGACGCAGCGGGAGCGCGTCGGTGAGGTCGCCGGGGTCGGCGGGCCAGTGCGCGGGCAGGCGCAGCCGCAGGACCGGGGCGGCCTCCGGGCACAGGGCGTCGGCCGCCTGCTCGACGGGCCGCCAGCCGGCGGCCCGGACGACGACCAGGAGCGGGTCCGCGCCGAGCGGGGTCCCGCGCACAAAGGTCCGCAGTGCCCTGCCGAGGTGGCCCGTGACCTCCGCCGCGGCGGGGCCCGTTCCTCCGGCGAGGAGGAAGAGCCGGCGCAGCCGTTCGGCGGGCAGGGCCGGGGAGCACGGGTGGCCGGTGGCTTCGGCCGTGAGGTCGCCCCAGGCCGAGTCGGCGAGCGGCCGGGCCGCGGGGCCGCGGCCGTCACCGCCGTAGGCCACCCGGCTCAGCCGCAGCCGCTCGCAGCCGATCTCCAGGACGTCCAGCGCGGCGAACCGCCCGCCGGCCAGGGAGGTGAGCGCCCAGCCGAGGCCCGACCGGGTGGTGCGGGCGCTCTCCCCGGCGAGGACGTCGCGCCAGGCACGCTTCCATGCGCGGGGCGCGGAAGGGGTGTCGGTGCCGGGTACCAGATGGGCCACTCGGCGGTGGTCCGGGGCCGGCGGTTCCTGGGCGGCCTGACGGCCGGCGCGCGCCGCGGGTCCGCCTTCCATGACGTCGGCGGCGCGGAGCGCGGCGCGGAGTTCGCCGTCGAGGCCGATTGCCGCATGGTCCGGGTGCACTGTCCCCCACCCCCCGATGCGGTCGCTGGCGTGTGCTGGGAACGGCCGGCCACCGCGGTGTTTCGCACGTGGTTCAGGCATGGATGTGCCCAGGTGAGGGTGCACGCATGACTGATCGTCGGAACCCGGAGTGCCCACTCCGGATGAGGCTTCACAGTAATCATCCGGTGGACGGGGACGCAGCTCTTTTCGCAAGCTTTCAACAAAAGTCGGCCGGCGCGTTCCGCGATCATTCCGGCGCCCCCTGCGATTGGCCAAAAAGGACCGTCGGCGATCGGTTCTCTATTAGTAATCAGGAATTACCGAACTCAACACGGTAAGAAGATGACTGAAGTTGACTTCAAATGTTCACGACGGCCGCGAACCGCACGACCGGAACCCTTCCGGAAGCGACCGCACACCGCCCTCCGGACGGCCGCGGCCTTGTGCCGGGACCTACGCCCTAGTAGTTAACGGACCACCGGATTGCCGACCCGAAACGCATGGGAAGGCTCCCCCGGTACGCACCGGAACGCACTCGCGACCCTTCCATTCGAGTGAACGCGGACAGGAGCGGCCATGCCCGCAGCCCGCCAGTCGTCAACGGAGCAGTTACAAAGAACACCCGCCCCCCGTGAAGAGGGACCGCCCGTTCGACCCGCCGAGCCCGCACAGCCCCCAGGTGATGCCGTGAACCCGCTGATTGGCCGCATTCCCGTGCTGGACGTACACCCCCTCGTCGACTGCGGCCGAAGGCCCGCGAAATCGACGGTCGGCGAAACGTTCCAGATCACCGCCACCGT
The genomic region above belongs to Streptomyces marianii and contains:
- a CDS encoding protein kinase domain-containing protein, which codes for MVKPLDPAVDPPEAAGFRLLGRLGTGGFGTVYLGRQSAEERGLDTLGAVKLLKSEFTEDAQHLQRFHQESKALDRCKGARIPELLVFDFGAGRQPTLATRFIPGLSLYRILESHGGALPRDTVHSVAAELVDTLSTAHGKGLLHRDLHPGNVLMTQDGPWIIDFGLTRIRGQRVTVSLDTVIGHPHFCAPEQIMGLAKTVNATDVFGIGAIVLYGLTGHPPYTGERDARAMLLRRVSGTAPDLSGLPDDRAGRLIRACLAEDPADRPTLAEVAEGFGEPGTLRLPGDVARTLAQYRSELRALLTGAGNGPDLTVPFRAGRRNWSAGAGEWPHQVVSTGHGGVVTADGGGDVRWLDAASGREQARLRDFAPPVQLCAEGALLLVCDSAGRLESWDTRARTLWWSVPAGSLPYARVVLRGQSVFLGDGTGRIHHFDAVTRRVWWRTEPLSDSGGGPAEPVAAGPRHVYLSAAQGRELLALDDEEGRACWDRAVRFPAPVPAAPLALDDGVVVADGDGGLRCLAAADGGTLWETRLGAPVVAPPVRVADTVIVGDTAGVVHCHSAKTGEEVWRAQYADGEEFFSLCADGTAVYAGGWHGRLHLLDAADGASLQSFDLGGQILATAHAPDVRTVYAAASHGSLHALPAAAGGAADGTREP
- a CDS encoding VWA domain-containing protein — protein: MLTVHATARRALPLALGAALAASGAPAAAAPAADTPLPREGIYRSLKVDEVPAAYVVLIDTSSSMQDRGPDGAPLYATVKRRLDAFLRTLTPADEVAVVTFGRATSVIHPMSPVKAKGGGGLFAKGLPATATESASDHGSALEAAAEQLNRSTAPVGAVLLLTDGAVNAPGSPYERQGTPAWKRLKERYSAMGTNRKIVGYGVPLAEGTRVGEVLGGAFGAPRILPVDPAALGTQLGVAKDQVRAEKAVSVLRADEGKGVAVSVEGEGVRRPGPGAVTMATGDRTGARSRTVRVTLSSEARHVPLRVTLRAVAERGGPDVDVSGAGRAVDLAPGQSRTVELTLAWNQDPEFALIPGARDFRAGLDLRADVSSPWTPAVRSSLGYAKFTTGGPSVTDVDLVGTVPGRAPGWFYPLVLLVALLGGAAGWRAYKRRRPTLSGVLTVTDLRTGSRQTLALRGREVSEETDAGDVRARITVRGGHEGGRLVLVLRCDREAPRPGGERLRDSGTCELGKSTVLCGIGFSHETGSQAVAMQ